CGAGGCTCATCGGGGCGCCTCCCGGATACGTGGGCTACGACGAGGGTGGCCAGCTTACCGAGGCGGTTCGACGTAAGCCCTACTCGGTGGTGCTTTTCGACGAGATCGAGAAGGCGCATCCCGATGTGTTCAACATCCTTTTACAGGTGATGGACGATGGGCGGTTGACCGACAATAAAGGGCGCGTGGTAAACTTTAAGAATACCATTATTATTATGACTTCGAACATCGGCTCGCAGCTGATACAGGAGCGCTTTGCCGCTTCTTCGGATGCCAATAGGAGCGAGGTGGCCGAAAAGACCAAGGATATGCTCGTCGATCTGCTGAAGCAGACCATACGCCCGGAGTTCATCAACCGTATCGACGATATCATCATGTTTACCCCGCTTAACCACGAGGAGATACGGCAAATTGTGCTGCTGCAGCTCGAGGTGGTGAAGCGTATGCTGGCCGAGAACAGCATCAGCATAGAGTTTGAGGATAGCGCCATCAACTTTATAACCGAGGTGGGCTTCGATCCAATGTTCGGGGCTCGGCCCATCAAGCGGGCCATTCAGAAGTACATCGTCAACGAGCTATCGAAGCAAATTCTTAGCGGCGCCGTAAGTGCCGACGATAGCATAGTGGTAAGCTATAAGGATGATGCCATCGCATTCGTAAATAGGAACCGATAGGGCATTGGATATTGAACAAGAAGGCCATCCGGGCAGAATACCGCTGTTTCGGATGGCCTTCTTTTTACGCTACTACGTGCGAATTTTAACTTTAATAAAAGTAACAGACGGGAAGCGATAGGCATTATTTTGTCCTTATAGGAACTATTCTAGTTTAGGATACCTTGCTCTATTACAGTTCACAGTCTATTGAAACGATCTTTTGCATGACGATTAATGGATGAAAGCTTCACCGATCGAAGAATTCCCAAAGTTGTAGGGACATTACCAAGTAAGAACCCCTCCTAAAACAAAAAAGGCTCCGAAGAGCCTTTCTATATGGTTAGTCCAACTTGTGGATTACGATACCCGAGCGGAGCTTAGGCTCGAACCAAGTTGTTTTTGGAGGCATGATGTTGCCGGTGTCCGAAATGTTGATGAGCTGCTGCATGGTTACAGGGTAAAGAGCAAAAGCCACCTTCATCTCGCCGTTATCCACTCTGCGCTTAAGCTCGCCAAGACCACGGATACCACCAACGAAGTCGATACGCTTGTCGGTTCTGAGGTCCTTAATGCCAAGCACCTTGTCTAGAACTAGGTTCGAAAGAACGGTAACATCTAGGATTCCGATTGGGTCGTTATCGTCGTAGGTGCCAGCCTTAGCGGTTAGTGAGTACCACTTGCCATCGATGTACATCGAGAAGTTGTGAAGAGCGTTAGGTGTGTAGATATCTGCACCCATCTCCTTAATATCGAAATCTTCCGATAGCTTAGCAATAAGCTGCTCGGTGGTTAGACCATTAAGATCCTTAACAACGCGGTTGTAGTCGATAATCTTCAGCTGGTTGTCTGGGAAGATAACCGCTAGGAAGAAGTTGTACTCCTCGTCGCCGGTGTGGTTAGGGTTAGCCTTCTTCTTCTCCTCGCCTACTAGCGCAGCAGCAGCGGTACGGTGGTGACCATCGGCAACGTAAAGCGCAGGAATTTCGGCAAAGATTTCGGTGATGCGCTTGTTAACGGCATCGTCCTCGATAACCCAGAACTTGTGACCAAAGCCATCGGCAGCAACGAAGTCGTACTCAGGAGCACTTGCAGCAACCACCTTAGCAATGATGCTGTCCATTTCGGCAACCGCTGGATAGGCAAAGAATACAGGCTCTACGTTGGCGTTTTGGATGCGAACGTGAATCATGCGATCCTCTTCCTTATCCTTACGTGTAAGCTCGTGCTTCTTGATCTTGCCGGTCATGTAGTCCTCGCAGTGACAAGCAGCAACCAATCCGTACTGGGTGCGGCCGTCCATGGTTTGAGCGTACACGTAGTACTTTTCGGTAGGATCTTGCTTAAGCCAGCCATTAGCCTGCCACTTCTTGAAGTTCTCAACAGCCTTGTCGTACACCTCTTGAGAGTGCTCGTCGGCGATTGGATCGAAGTCGATTTCTGGCTTGATGATGTGAAGCAGCGACTTTTCGCCAGCCTCAGCCTTAGCCTCAGCCGAGTTAAGCACGTCGTAAGGACGCGATGCTACTTCAGCAACAATATCTTTTGGGGGACGAACGCCCTTGAAAGGTTTAATTTTTACCATAGGAACAATAAATTTTAGGGAAGGAAGCGGCCTAAGAAGCTTAGACCGCTATAAAATACTACTTATTTACTTGGAAAGTTTTGTCGCCGTTCTTGATTAGGCCTACCACCTGACGGGCAGCAGCAAGACCAGCATTAACGTTTGCCTCGGCAGTTTCAGCACCCATTTTCTTTGGGGTGAAGAATACGCGGTTGCCAAATTTTTCCTTAAGCTCAGCAGCAATTGCTGGTTCGATATCCGAAACGTACTTAAAGTCGGGACGCTCGGTCATCATCTTAACCATATCTGCTTCGTGAATAACCTCCTTACGAGCGGTGTTAACTAGCACGCCACCCTTAGGCATCTTCGAAAGAAGATCGAAGTTGATCGAGTTCTTTGTTTTATCGTTAGCAGGAATATGCAGCGAAACGTAGTTGCAGGTAGCGTAAAGCTCCTCTACGGTAGAGCAAACCTTAACGCCTTCGGCAGCCATAGCCTCAGCAGTAACGAATGGGTCGAACGCGTAAACCTCCATTCCAAAGCCCTTTGCAATGGTTGCCACGCAGCGGCCAACGTTTCCGTAGGCATGAATACCGATCTTTTTACCCTTCAGCTCGGCACCAGTTCCAGGTTGGAACGAGTTACGGGCAATATAGAGCATCATGCCAAAGGCAAGCTCGGCAACCGCATTCGAGTTCTGTCCTGGGGTGTTCATAGCCACAATACCCTTTTCGGTGCAAGCAGCAAGATCAAGGTTGTCGTAACCGGCACCAGCACGTACCACTACCTTAAGGTTCTTAGCAGCTTCAACCACCTCACGGGTTACCTTGTCGCTACGAACAATAAGTCCGTCAACATCGGCAACTGCCTTTAGAAAATCGTCGTTCGAAGTATACTTTTCGAGAAGGGCCAATTCGAATCCAGCCGCTTCAACTATCTTTCTGATACCATCAACAGCTTCCTTAGCAAAGGGTTTCTCTGTTGCAACGAGTACTTTAGCCATAGTATAAAGTTCTATTCGGTTAGTTATGTAAAAAAGGTTGACCGTACAGAAACAGCCAACCTTTATATGTTATTTATGACTACGCGTTTTTCTTTTCGAACTCGCGCATGCAATCAATCAAAGCCTTAACGCTTTCGATAGGAAGAGCGTTGTAGGTAGAAGCACGGAAACCACCAACCAAACGGTGACCCTTAAGACCTTCCATTCCTTGGCTCTTAGCGAACTCTAGGAATTCGGCTTCCTTCTCCTTGTACTCAGGAGCCATAACGAAGCAGATGTTCATTAGCGAACGGCTTTCCTTCTCGGCAGTTCCCATGAACATTGGGTTGCGGTCGATTTCATCGTAAAGAAGCTGCGCCTTAGCCTTGTTAAGCTCGTACATCTTCTCAACGCCACCCATTTGCTTCATCCACTTAAGGGTTTCGTTTACGGCGTAAATTGCAAATACGGGAGGGGTATTGAACATAGAACCTTCCTTGATGTGGGTTCTATAGTCAAGCATCGTTGGGATTTGACGGCTAACCTTGCCAAGGATGTCCTCGCGGATAAGCACGAAGGTAACACCAGCAGGTCCAAGGTTCTTTTGAGCACCACCGTAAATCATGCCATACTTAGTTACATCAACAGGACGGCTCATGATATCAGAAGACATGTCAGCAACTAGGGTTACAGGACAGTCAATATCGTGATGAATTTCGGTACCGTAAATGGTGTTGTTAGTAGTGATGTGTACGTAGTCTAGATCCGAAGGAATGTTGATATTCTTAGGGAAGTAGCTGAAGTTGCTATCAGCCGATGAAGCAAGAACTTCAACCTCGCCGAAAAGCTTGGCTTCCTTGATGGCCTTCTTAGCCCAAACACCAGTTTCGATGTAACCAGCCTTCTTTTCCATAAGGTTGAAAGGCACCATCGCAAACTGAAGGCTAGCACCACCGCCTAGGAAAAGAACGTGGTAGTTATCAGGAGCACCAATTAGCTCCTTGAAGTTCTTTTGAGCCTCTTCCATAATGGGCTCAAAGTACTTGGTACGGTGAGATATTTCGATTAGAGAAAGACCTATACCGTTTAGGTCGCGTACTGCATTTGCAGTATTCTCAATAACCTGTGGGGCCAAGATACATGGACCAGCGCTGAAGTTATGTTTTTTCATTGCTACGTATATGTTAAATTCGACTGATTTCAGAGTTAGGTAAAAATGCGAAAAAAATATTTATAGCACAACCATATTGATTATGGTATATAATACTTTTTCCTTGCCAAAATTACAGTTTAAAACCAAATCTTAAATATCACGAACAATTTTTAGCTATATCTAAGACTCGGCTACCAATTTCCCTGATTTTAGTACAGGTATAATTTTTGCTAAATCGAGAGTATGGCACAGCTTAATGCTTGAGTCCATCTTGTAGTTTCTCAAACGACCTCGTTGTGAAGCTTTTTCAATGTAACCGAGCAGGTCATTCTCGGCCATTGCCCACAAATCAAGCGAGGCTAGTGCAGAATCGCATTTTGCTGTAAAACGATCGGTACGCAGCAGCTGCTCAACTAAGGCTCCTGCAAATACAGAATCTTCGAGGCAGAAGCGGTTTTTCCAGCCCGAACAAAGAATTATTACATCGCTATCCTGCCGAACAAGCCAATTAGCCAAGGCCGTTAAGTTAAGATACGAGCCAATGACAACCCTCTTGCACAATGCCGCTTTCTGAATAGTTTTAGTTCCATTGGCCGTACTATAAATAAGCGTTTTACCTAGAACTACATCGGGGGTGAAATTTTCGGGTCCAATGTCAAAATCGGCAAAATCGGCCTTAATACCTTTTCGTTCGCATGCAACAAGGTAGCCATCCTCCTTGTACCTGCGTGCTTCTTCGACATCTTCTATCGGGATTATTTCTTGTACGCCATTGGCAAACGCATAGCATATTGCCGAAGATGCTCGAAAAATGTCTACCACAACCACAACCTGATCGTCACGATGCTGCGTGCCGAATATTGCGGGAGAGAAGCAAACCTCTACCTTTCTTTTCATTCTTCTATATTGCAAAAAGTTCGGTTACCGTATCCTGATATGCAACCTCAACTTCTAGTTTAATTCCTTTTGATTCCAATTCGGTCCTAACGGTTGCCAAGGCAAGATCGTAGGTATTGCTATTCTTGCTAACGTGGGCCAAAAACACCTTTTTAAGATTCGGATGATAGCAGCTACAGATTAGCCGTCCCGAATCCTCGTTCGAAAGGTGCCCCTGCTCACTATGAATACGCTGCTTCAGGTAGTAAGGATAACCGCAGCTTTGAAGCATATCAAAGTTGTAGTTGGCCTCCAGAACCATTATGTCGACATTGGTAAAATGGGTAAGTATCTCCTCGGTGTAGCAGCCTATATCCGTCGAAATGGCCATCCGTTTTCCGTTAGATCCTTCAACCCGAAATCCTATCGTTCGGACGGCATCATGGCTTACATTAAAGGGGATAAACCGAACGCCTTCGATATCAAATTCGCCTTCGATAAAACGCAAATTCTCTGGGGCAATTTTCCCGAGACACGATGCCGATACCCTGTAGCTTTCTGGCGTAATGTAAATGGGCAGGTTAAGCTTGCGTGAAAGGATACCCACTCCCCTTATATGATCGTTATGCTCGTGCGTTACCAAAATTGCCTTAAGCATAGATGGATTGAGACCGAGGTTATGCATTCGACCGATAAGCGTCTTTGCGCTAAACCCAGCATCTATAAGAAAAGGTATTCCGCAAACGTCCAAATAGGTCGAATTCCCTTCACTTCCACTCCCAAGAACTGAAATTTTCATCGCTATTATCCCAACTGCATATTAGCATTGTAGTAACAGAAAAGGCGTAGGCAATGCCCACGCCTTTTTATATGATTGCTACTAAACCTATCCTTTATAGAAAGGAAGCTTAGCAACCTTTGCCTTAAGCAGCTTACCACGAACGCTTAAGCAGATTTCGGTTCCAACCTTTGCGAACTCTGGCTTCACGTATCCCATACCAATACCAATCTTAAGCATTGGCGACATGGTTCCAGAGGTTACCTCGCCGATTACGTTACCCTCTGCATCGCAAAGATCGTAGTGCTGGCGTGGAATTCCACGGTCGATCATTTCGAAACCAACAAGCTTACGGCTTACGCCTTCCTTCTTTTGCTTCAAAAGAAGCTCCTTGTCGATGAAGTTCTTCTCGTCGGTAAACTTGGTAATCCAACCCAAACCAGCCTCGATTGGCGAGGTAGTATCGTTGATGTCGTTTCCGTATAGGCAGAAGCCCATTTCGAGACGGAGGGTATCACGAGCTCCTAGGCCGATTGCACGGATGCCTTCTTCCTTACCTGCTTCGAAGATTGCCTTCCAAAGCTTTTCACCATCCTCATTAGCTACGTAGATTTCGCAACCACCAGCACCGGTATATCCTGTTGTAGAAAGAATAGCATTCTTAATGCCGGCAACATTTACCTTACGGAAGGTGTAGTACTCCATATCGGTAATAGTTTCCTCGGTAATCTTTTGAACAACCTGCATGGCCAATGGTCCTTGGATAGCAAGCTGGCAGATTTCATCTGAAGCGTTATAGATCTCCTTACCTGGAGTAAAACCGAACGCCTTGCCCTGCTCTACAATCCAGTTCCAATCCTTTTCGATATTGGCCGCATTGATTACTAGAAGATAGGTTTCGGCATCGATACGGTAAACCAGAAGGTCGTCTACAATACCGCCCTTACCGTTAGGAAAGCAAGAGTATTGAACCTTACCATCGAATAGAGCAGCAACATCGTTAGAGGTGATGTACTGTACAAAGTCGAAAGCCTTTGGCCCTTTTACCCAAACTTCGCCCATGTGGCTAACGTCGAATACGCCTACCTTCTCGCGAACGGTAGCGTGCTCTTCGTTAATACCAAAGTACTCAACAGGCATGTTATACCCTGCAAAAGGAACCATTCGAGCACCTAGCTCTATGTGAAAATTTGTAAAAGCTGTAGTTTTCATAGTGCGTTAAGCAATTTTGTGTCTAAGGCAAAGGTAGCGTTTTTCGGGAAGGGCCAAATGTTTTTTGACATATAAGGCCCGTTTTTATAAAAATTGAAAAAAAACGCGAACGATAGTTGAAAAAGTGAAAGCAATCGCCGTAATATTGCTAATTCAAAACCAAACAACAAATTCAGCATTCGCTACATGTAAGGTTGTTTTGATTGATTTACTGGCAAATAACGAAATAGAGGGGATATTGTGACACCAATTATAAAAAGCAAGCCCAAGATACTTCTTGTTGATAGCGACATCAACCTACTCAATAAGCTCGCCCAGCTCTTGGAGCACATCGACTGCGACATATACAAGGTTACCAATGGAATGGAAGCTTTTGAGCTGGCCCTTCGAATTAACTTTGACCTTATCATTTCGGAGCTTTTCCTTCCAGAATTAGACGGTAACGAGCTCGTAAAAAGGATTCGTCAGCTTAGCAACGGTAAAGAATGCGTTTTCGTATTCCTTACCAGCGCCATTAGCGAGGATATGCAGGTAAAGTGCATATCCGATGGAGCCGACAACGTCATCGTAAAACCTATAAGGGAAAAGATATTCCAAACTAAGGTAGAGGGCTACATTTCAAGAATCATCGAAACCAAGTACATCCAAAAAAGACGCTTTAGGCACAACCTTAGCGCAGACTTGGGCGAAATCCTACTTTGTAAGACGGCAGGCTCGCGCACTAAAATAGCCAACGTAGACTTAAAGGTAAACGAGGTAACCTCCTACTGCGAGTTCGAAAATGTTTTTGCCGCTAAAAACGTTTGGATGATCTTTATTGACGACAAGGCCACCTGGGCCATCAACCTAATCTACCGAATGGCCCGGCATGTTGGAGCGAGCATTCCCATTTGGCTTATCGCCTGTCGAAAAGCATCCGAATTGCAGCAGCTCAACTTTATAGAAAACGGAGGATTTGGGGTGCTTATAAAGTACAAGAACCCCGAAATTCTTTCGCATCAGATAAAAGTTCTAATCGATCGCGAAATCAACATAAAGAACCAGTACGTAAGCTCCATAAAGCAGGCTGTGCTGACCTCTCCGGTTCACTTTGCCCCAATGTACGAAGAGGATTTCCCGTCGTTCAGGCTACAGGTAAAGTACGAGCCGTATACGAAACCAGCTGGGGGCGACTTCTACGAAATCGTTAAGCTAGACAACGGCAACACCCTTATCCTACTAGGCGATGTTATGGGTAAAAAGTGGGGCGCATGGTTCTTTGCCAATGCGTACTTGGCCTACATCCGGGCTAGCCTCAAAGTTTTCCCCACCCAAAAGCAGCTTGAGGTTGGCAACAACCTGGGACTTCTGCTAAGCGAGATCAACCAGTTTTTGTACAAAGACATCCAGCTATCGGATGCGTTTACTACGCTTACGGCTATGCTGATAGCTCCGGATCAACAACAGGTTAAGCTAGCTTCGGCAGGTGCCATCTACCCCATTTTCTACTCTAAAAAGGATAGGGCAGCCTCTGTTGTAACCATAAAAGGGAAAATCCTCGGAATCGTTGAAGAAGAAAAGTATACGGTTGAAGCATTAACCGTTGCGCCTGGCGACAAGGTAGTTCTGGTAACCGATGGCTATACCGAAGCCTACGATACAACAAAGGAGAAGCTAATTGGGATCGCCAAAATTGCCGCGACGCTAGAAATGCCCCTCAACAAGGGTATTACCAATCTCGACAAACTGGAGCAATCGATCATGGCCAACAACAGCATCGATTCGTTTAACGACGACCGCACCATGCTGCTCGTGGAGTTTAAGTAGCACACCACTCCAAGGACATTATTTATGCCGTAGCTTAAGCTCTTTTTGGAGTGGGCCTTCTGCTAAGCCTGCTTCCCATTAAGTTTGAGGCTAGGGTAAAGGTCCCCTCTGAATGATTTATCCCTGCAAAGATAGGATCAGTCCGATAGCCCACCCTTGAAGGGCTTGTTGACCAACCCTATTGTGCAGGCGTAAGCCCTTAGATGGGAAGGATAATAAGGTTCGGCACAGTTTTATGAATATTCTTCAGAGTATCTAAGCTGGAATTGCGCCATCGGCCCTTCCGACCCTCCAAATCTAGCTTAGATTTCCTCCATCCGACCCTCCGATCTGGCAAATCTAGCTTAGATTTTCTTCCTCCGACCCTCCGACCTGGCAAATCTAACTTAGATTTCCTCCATCCGACCCTCCAACCTGCCATGTCTAATTTAGATTTTTTTCCTTCAGTCCTCCGATCTGTTAATTCTAAGATAGAAATCCATCGTCCGAACCTACGATGTGGCAATTCTAGGCTTCGAAAAGTTCAGCCGACAGCCCTCCCGTTTATTCCATAAAAGCAGAAGGCTTGGGAAGAATAGAGGAGCGTACCGTTGGCCGATACGCTCCTCTATACTCATTTTGTTCTATGGGGCTCCAGCTGTTTAGAACTAGGCCTGAGGTCTCGGGTAATGGAGTCCTTGGGCCTCGATTCCGCTTGACCTCCGAATATCATCGGATGCCATAAAATACCTTTGGTAGCCGAGCAGAGCCGAGGCTACTTCTTATCCTTATGCTTAATCACCTTTGCCTCGATGTAGAAGATGATTTCCTCGGCAATGTTGCTGCAGTGGTCGCCAATGCGCTCAATCTTGCGGATGATCGAGATCATGTCTAGCGCTTGGCGAATATTGTCGGGATGCGCCTTGATGTACTCCTCGATGATGGTGTTGGCCTTGCGGTTTACCTCGTCGAGGATGTCGTCCTTCGAAAGGATGGATGCGGCCAGCTGCGGGTTCTCCTTGTCGAAGGCGATCTTAGCTTCGGAGAGCATCTCTATGGCATTCTTAAAAATGATCTCGAGGCTGGCCACCTGTGCAAGCTCCTTGTCGAAGCCGCTGGGGTGGTCGAGCGCAATCCGAGCCAATCCTTCGGCAAAGTCGCCAATGCGCTCAATGTCGGAGTTAATCTTTAGGGTCGATAGCACCATTCTGAGGTCGATGGCTACCGGGTTGAAGAGCGCGATGATGTTCTCGCAGTCGCTGTCGATCTTCAGCTCGTAGGCGTTTACCCGTTTCTCGCGGGCTACCACCTCGTGGGCAAGGTCGATATTCCCGTTGATGCAGGCCTCCTGGGCCTTCTCGAGCTGGAAGAGCACCGTATGGAGCATGTTTCCCATCTCGGTCTTAAGCATATGGAGCTCGTTATCTAAGTGCGTCATGGCGTTGTGTTTTT
This window of the Acetobacteroides hydrogenigenes genome carries:
- a CDS encoding DUF1015 domain-containing protein, yielding MVKIKPFKGVRPPKDIVAEVASRPYDVLNSAEAKAEAGEKSLLHIIKPEIDFDPIADEHSQEVYDKAVENFKKWQANGWLKQDPTEKYYVYAQTMDGRTQYGLVAACHCEDYMTGKIKKHELTRKDKEEDRMIHVRIQNANVEPVFFAYPAVAEMDSIIAKVVAASAPEYDFVAADGFGHKFWVIEDDAVNKRITEIFAEIPALYVADGHHRTAAAALVGEEKKKANPNHTGDEEYNFFLAVIFPDNQLKIIDYNRVVKDLNGLTTEQLIAKLSEDFDIKEMGADIYTPNALHNFSMYIDGKWYSLTAKAGTYDDNDPIGILDVTVLSNLVLDKVLGIKDLRTDKRIDFVGGIRGLGELKRRVDNGEMKVAFALYPVTMQQLINISDTGNIMPPKTTWFEPKLRSGIVIHKLD
- a CDS encoding 3-phosphoglycerate dehydrogenase, whose protein sequence is MAKVLVATEKPFAKEAVDGIRKIVEAAGFELALLEKYTSNDDFLKAVADVDGLIVRSDKVTREVVEAAKNLKVVVRAGAGYDNLDLAACTEKGIVAMNTPGQNSNAVAELAFGMMLYIARNSFQPGTGAELKGKKIGIHAYGNVGRCVATIAKGFGMEVYAFDPFVTAEAMAAEGVKVCSTVEELYATCNYVSLHIPANDKTKNSINFDLLSKMPKGGVLVNTARKEVIHEADMVKMMTERPDFKYVSDIEPAIAAELKEKFGNRVFFTPKKMGAETAEANVNAGLAAARQVVGLIKNGDKTFQVNK
- the serC gene encoding 3-phosphoserine/phosphohydroxythreonine transaminase, translated to MKKHNFSAGPCILAPQVIENTANAVRDLNGIGLSLIEISHRTKYFEPIMEEAQKNFKELIGAPDNYHVLFLGGGASLQFAMVPFNLMEKKAGYIETGVWAKKAIKEAKLFGEVEVLASSADSNFSYFPKNINIPSDLDYVHITTNNTIYGTEIHHDIDCPVTLVADMSSDIMSRPVDVTKYGMIYGGAQKNLGPAGVTFVLIREDILGKVSRQIPTMLDYRTHIKEGSMFNTPPVFAIYAVNETLKWMKQMGGVEKMYELNKAKAQLLYDEIDRNPMFMGTAEKESRSLMNICFVMAPEYKEKEAEFLEFAKSQGMEGLKGHRLVGGFRASTYNALPIESVKALIDCMREFEKKNA
- a CDS encoding 2-phosphosulfolactate phosphatase; this encodes MKRKVEVCFSPAIFGTQHRDDQVVVVVDIFRASSAICYAFANGVQEIIPIEDVEEARRYKEDGYLVACERKGIKADFADFDIGPENFTPDVVLGKTLIYSTANGTKTIQKAALCKRVVIGSYLNLTALANWLVRQDSDVIILCSGWKNRFCLEDSVFAGALVEQLLRTDRFTAKCDSALASLDLWAMAENDLLGYIEKASQRGRLRNYKMDSSIKLCHTLDLAKIIPVLKSGKLVAES
- a CDS encoding MBL fold metallo-hydrolase; translated protein: MKISVLGSGSEGNSTYLDVCGIPFLIDAGFSAKTLIGRMHNLGLNPSMLKAILVTHEHNDHIRGVGILSRKLNLPIYITPESYRVSASCLGKIAPENLRFIEGEFDIEGVRFIPFNVSHDAVRTIGFRVEGSNGKRMAISTDIGCYTEEILTHFTNVDIMVLEANYNFDMLQSCGYPYYLKQRIHSEQGHLSNEDSGRLICSCYHPNLKKVFLAHVSKNSNTYDLALATVRTELESKGIKLEVEVAYQDTVTELFAI
- the gcvT gene encoding glycine cleavage system aminomethyltransferase GcvT is translated as MKTTAFTNFHIELGARMVPFAGYNMPVEYFGINEEHATVREKVGVFDVSHMGEVWVKGPKAFDFVQYITSNDVAALFDGKVQYSCFPNGKGGIVDDLLVYRIDAETYLLVINAANIEKDWNWIVEQGKAFGFTPGKEIYNASDEICQLAIQGPLAMQVVQKITEETITDMEYYTFRKVNVAGIKNAILSTTGYTGAGGCEIYVANEDGEKLWKAIFEAGKEEGIRAIGLGARDTLRLEMGFCLYGNDINDTTSPIEAGLGWITKFTDEKNFIDKELLLKQKKEGVSRKLVGFEMIDRGIPRQHYDLCDAEGNVIGEVTSGTMSPMLKIGIGMGYVKPEFAKVGTEICLSVRGKLLKAKVAKLPFYKG
- a CDS encoding fused response regulator/phosphatase, with the protein product MTPIIKSKPKILLVDSDINLLNKLAQLLEHIDCDIYKVTNGMEAFELALRINFDLIISELFLPELDGNELVKRIRQLSNGKECVFVFLTSAISEDMQVKCISDGADNVIVKPIREKIFQTKVEGYISRIIETKYIQKRRFRHNLSADLGEILLCKTAGSRTKIANVDLKVNEVTSYCEFENVFAAKNVWMIFIDDKATWAINLIYRMARHVGASIPIWLIACRKASELQQLNFIENGGFGVLIKYKNPEILSHQIKVLIDREINIKNQYVSSIKQAVLTSPVHFAPMYEEDFPSFRLQVKYEPYTKPAGGDFYEIVKLDNGNTLILLGDVMGKKWGAWFFANAYLAYIRASLKVFPTQKQLEVGNNLGLLLSEINQFLYKDIQLSDAFTTLTAMLIAPDQQQVKLASAGAIYPIFYSKKDRAASVVTIKGKILGIVEEEKYTVEALTVAPGDKVVLVTDGYTEAYDTTKEKLIGIAKIAATLEMPLNKGITNLDKLEQSIMANNSIDSFNDDRTMLLVEFK
- the phoU gene encoding phosphate signaling complex protein PhoU, giving the protein MTHLDNELHMLKTEMGNMLHTVLFQLEKAQEACINGNIDLAHEVVAREKRVNAYELKIDSDCENIIALFNPVAIDLRMVLSTLKINSDIERIGDFAEGLARIALDHPSGFDKELAQVASLEIIFKNAIEMLSEAKIAFDKENPQLAASILSKDDILDEVNRKANTIIEEYIKAHPDNIRQALDMISIIRKIERIGDHCSNIAEEIIFYIEAKVIKHKDKK